DNA from Mesorhizobium sp. DCY119:
GCAATGGGCCGCGACGGCCAAGGCAGCCAAAGCCTATTTCGGCGTTGTCGCACCGACCGGACCGAAGGCGGTGACGGGCAAGAAGGGCGTGCTGGTGTGGTCCGGTGCCGACCAGTTCATGGCGCTGTCGCCGCGTCTCGGCACGATCCAGCCTATCGATAGCTTGCGCGTCGCTTTCGATGGTTTTGCCTCGTTGTCCGACCAGTCCGACGGGCGCTGCCTGATCCGTCTATCGGGTCCGCGCGTGCGCGATATGCTGGCGAAGGTAAATTCGCTCGACCTTCATGATGGTGTGTTTGCTGTCGGAACGGCGGCGGCGACTTCCATCGATCACACGGCGGTCAATCTGTGGCGAGAGGCGGATGCCGCGGACGGCTCGCCGGTGTTCAGCGTGCTGGTGTTTGCGAGCTTCGCCGACAGCCTGTGGCATACGCTGGTCGACTCGGCGGCCGAATATGGTATCGAGGTCGAAAGCCTATCGATCGCCGCGGGCTGATCGCAAAGTCTCCTTCTAATTGACAAGACTGTGCCGGTTGAGTTGGCCGGCGGCTGCCCCTAAGCTTTGCCGATCATGATGATTGGTCGCGCGGGCGGATCGCCCGGCGGACCGGGAGGTCGGCATGAACAGTCAGATCAAAGCGAATGCGCGATGCGAAGCGTCGATGGACGGACGAAGGCTGGTTGTCTTCGCTCTGGCCGCGAGTGTACCGCTGCTTTGCGCGCTCGTTCTTTTCTTCGCAATTGTTTCGAATGCTCATGCCAGCGAAGAACGCCTTTCGATGGCGCTTGGCGATTTCTATCTCGTCGATTCCTCTGGCGAGGTCCGCAATCAGGACGCAGAACACGACGCGCGGCTGAGGCGGTTCGATGAGATCATGCACGACGAATTGTCGAAGAGCGGAAAGTTCTCGCTGGCTCAGATGCAGTGCCCGGAAGCGGGTTGCACCAGCAAGGAGTTGCAGCTCGACGACATGCTGGACCGCGCAAAGGGAGCCGGCGCACGTTTCGTCACTGTCGGCGCGGTCGAGAAGATGAGCACGCTGGTGCTGTGGACGCGCTTCGAGGTCTATGACGTGCCGAGCCGCCAGATCGTGTTCAACCGCCTGCTGACCTTTCGCGGCGACAATGACGAGGCCTGGCAGCGTGCCGCGCGTTATGCGGCAAGGGAATTGATCAAGAACGCTCCGGTGAAGTGAGGGCGGCAGGCGCTGTTTGCCTTGCCGTAAACGGCAAGGCGTGTGCGTCTGAAGCACCCCCACCCCTAACCCCTCCCCACAAGGGGGAGGGGGATCGGTGGCGTCTGTGCGAGGATCGTCGATTAACGATTTTGTGCGGCATAGCGGCCGCGAAATTCCCCTCCCCCTTGTGGGGAGGGGTTAGGGGTGGGGGTTCCTCCAATCCGCTTTGCGGATTGGAGGAGAGTGCCGGCGTCTAGTCTAGAACAACCCCTCGATCTGTCCCTTGTCGTTGAGGAAGATCCTCTCAGACGACGGGGTCTTGGGCAGGCCGGGCATGGTCATCACCTCGCCGCAGATGGCGACGACGAAGCCGGCGCCGGCGGAGAGGCGCACCTCGCGCACCGGTACGGTGTGGCCGGTTGGCGCGCCGCGCAGGTTGGGGTCGGTCGAGAAGGAATATTGCGTCTTGGCCATGCACACCGGCAGCTTGCCGTAGCCGGCCTGCTCCCAGGCATGAAGCTGGTCGCGCACGGACTTGTCGGCGATCGCTTCCGAGCCGCGATAGATGCGCTGGACGATGGTGTTGATCTTGTCGAACAGGCCCATCTCTTCCGGGTAAAGCGGGGCGAACTGCGAGACACCGCTTTCGGCAAGCTGAACCACCTTGTTGGCAAGCTCTTCGATGCCGGCCGAGCCATGCGCCCAGTGCTTGCACAGGATCGCCTCCTCGCCCATGCCAGCGACATAGTCCTTCAGTGCCTGGATCTCGGCGTCGGTGTCGGAATAGAAGTGGTTGATGGCAACAACCGCCGGCACGCCGAACTGTTTGACGTTCTCGATGTGGCGGCCAAGGTTGGCGCAGCCCTTCTTCACCGCCTCGATGTTTTCGGTGCCGAGGTCTTCCTTCTTGACCCCGCCATTCATCTTCATGGCGCGCACCGTGGCGACGATGACGGCGGCTGCCGGCTTCAAGCCCGCCTTACGGCACTTGATGTCGAAGAACTTTTCCGCACCGAGATCAGCACCAAAGCCTGCTTCCGTCACGACATAGTCGGCAAGTTTCAGCGCCGTCGTTGTGGCGACGACCGAGTTGCAGCCATGGGCGATGTTGGCAAAGGGGCCGCCATGGACGAAGGCCGGGTTGTTCTCCAGCGTCTGCACCAGGTTGGGCTGCATGGCGTCCTTGAGCAGAACCGTCATGGCGCCGTCGGCCTTGATGTCACGGGCATAGACCGGGGTCTTGTCACGGCGATAGGCGATGATGATGTCGCCGAGGCGTTTTTCCAGATCCTTCAGGTCCTTCGCCAGGCACAGGATCGCCATGACTTCTGAAGCCACCGTGATGTCGAAGCCGGCCTCGCGCGGATAGCCGTTGGCGACGCCGCCGAGCGAGCAGATGATTTCGCGCAAGGCCCGGTCGTTCATGTCCATGACCCGGCGCCAGGCGACGCGGCGGGTGTCGATGGCCTGTTCGTTGCCCCAGTAGATGTGGTTGTCGATGAGCGCCGAGAGCAGGTTATGCGCGGTGGTGATGGCGTGAAAGTCGCCGGTGAAGTGGAGGTTCATATCCTCCATCGGCACGACCTGGGCATAGCCGCCGCCGGCAGCACCGCCCTTGACGCCGAAGTTGGGCCCGAGCGAGGCCTCGCGAATGCAGATGATCGCCTTCTTGCCAATCCTGTTCAAGCCATCGCCAAGGCCGACCGTCGTCGTCGTCTTGCCTTCGCCGGCCGGCGTCGGGTTGATGGCAGTGACGAGGATGAGCTTGCCATCCTTGTTGCCCTGCACCGACTGGATGAACTCGGCCGAGACCTTGGCCTTGTCATGGCCGTAAGGCAGAAGATGCTCCGTCGGAATGCCGATCTTGCCGCCGATCTCCTGGATAACCTTCTTCTGCGCACCACGCGCTATCTCGATGTCGCTCTTTACGTCGGCCATGAAATCGTGTCCTCCATACTGAATTCTTGTGGTCGCAGTGGGCTGAACGAGGTGGGGAATATGCGGGAAAATCCATCTCCGGCCGGGCGCAGGCGACCGGCACGAAAACAGCGCTTCAAGGTTCGAAAATCCTGATTTCCACCTTTTCTTTCAGGATTGACAATAAGCCATTTCGAGCGCGTCTCGTCAACCTGCATGAAAGAAAATTTCACAGTAAGAATTATTTTTGACGGCGAAAATTCAGTATCCCGTGACGAAAAAAGCCGGCCCTTGGGCCGGCTTTCGATGGCCGAGACTTTCGATCTTCAGATCACGAAGTACCAGTTCGCAATCAGCACGACGGCCAGGCCTGCCACCAGCGTCAGATAGGGCAGGATGCCGGCCTTCCTCGTCTTCAGGTCGCTTTGCTTCATGCCGAGATCGTCGAGCATGTGGTCCGGGAACTTACCGCCGTCCTGGATGTAGTGGCGGAAGCAGAAGACCGGGATGATGAGTGCTGCGGTGAACAGACCGGCCCACAGCGCTGACGGGTTCCACACTTTCGCGCCCGCGCCCATGAAGATCGCGTTCACATAGGCGAAGACGCCGCCGACCACGATCAGCCAGGTAGGTGCTCGCCATGGCCGGGCGATATGCCCGTTGTCCATGCGGTGTATCCAGCCGGCGTTGAGGTTGAGGAAGTTGAAGATGATGTAGCCACAATTCGACACGGCGAGGATGAAAAAGAAGCTCGTCGCATCGGTGGAGGCGATGGCCAGCACGATAAGGTTGACGACGAGGTCGGTCCACATCGCCCGTGTCGGCGCGCCATGCGTGTTGACGTGGCTGAGGTATTTCGGCAGCCAGCCGTCCACCGAACCCTGGTAAAGGGTGCGTGACGAGCCTGCCATCGCAGTCATGATCGACAGCAGCAGGGCCAGGATCATCAGCATGATGAGCAGGCTTTTCACCAGCCCGCCGCCGCCGACCATCCCTGCCAAGGCGTCGGCAACGCCGGAGCCGTCGACGATCGGGGTCGCCAGCATGCCATTCAGGCCGAGCACGCCCTGGAAGGTGAAGGGCACGATCATGAAGAGCAGCATGCAGAGCAGGCCGGAATAGAAGATGGCCTTGAAGGTGTCGGTTGCCGGGTTCTTGAATTCGCGCGTGTAGCAGACGGCAGTCTCGAAGCCATAGGTCGACCATGCGGCGATGAACATGCCGCCGAGGATCAGCGTCCAGCCGGGGATGTTCCAGGCTCCCGGTTCCGGTGCGTAGGCAGCAGCGAGCGGGACGATTGGCGAATAGTTGTCCCAGTTGATCTGGCCGGTGAGGATCGGGACGATGCCGACGATCAGCAGCGGCACGATGACGAGCAGGCCGACGACGCGCTGCACATTGGCGGTGCCGAGGATGCCGCGATGCTGGATCGCGAAGGTGATGAGCATCAGCACCGCGCCGATCCAGAAGGTGGCGTTGAGCGAGAAGCCGACCGGGCCGAGCGAATGGCTGTAGAGCGTCCAGGTGCGGATGCCAGGCGTTGCCGCGGTCGTCACGGCAGCAATGGCATCAGCCGCAGAAGTGCCGGCATTGGCTGCGATATACGACAGCACCTCCGGTGAGGTTTCGGTGAAACCGGGGATCGGCGCCAGAGCGTTGAGCATGTAGGCGGCGGCAATCGAGCAGCCGAGCGACAGGACCGGCGACCAGGCAAACCAGTTGCACCAGACCGAAAGCGGCGCGACGAATTTGGAATAACGCAGCCAGGCGGTCGCGCCATAGACCGAAGCGCCGCCCGACTTGTTGGGAAAGAGACCGGCGATTTCGGCGTAGGTGAAAGACTGGAGAAACCCCATCAGCATGGAGAAAATCCAGATCAGAAAGGCT
Protein-coding regions in this window:
- a CDS encoding sarcosine oxidase subunit gamma family protein, whose product is MADFTWTTRSPLQQAVIAGKHGAAITKAGIRLSEIRDFDLVQVFARRGQWAATAKAAKAYFGVVAPTGPKAVTGKKGVLVWSGADQFMALSPRLGTIQPIDSLRVAFDGFASLSDQSDGRCLIRLSGPRVRDMLAKVNSLDLHDGVFAVGTAAATSIDHTAVNLWREADAADGSPVFSVLVFASFADSLWHTLVDSAAEYGIEVESLSIAAG
- a CDS encoding DUF2380 domain-containing protein, with amino-acid sequence MNSQIKANARCEASMDGRRLVVFALAASVPLLCALVLFFAIVSNAHASEERLSMALGDFYLVDSSGEVRNQDAEHDARLRRFDEIMHDELSKSGKFSLAQMQCPEAGCTSKELQLDDMLDRAKGAGARFVTVGAVEKMSTLVLWTRFEVYDVPSRQIVFNRLLTFRGDNDEAWQRAARYAARELIKNAPVK
- a CDS encoding formate--tetrahydrofolate ligase, which encodes MADVKSDIEIARGAQKKVIQEIGGKIGIPTEHLLPYGHDKAKVSAEFIQSVQGNKDGKLILVTAINPTPAGEGKTTTTVGLGDGLNRIGKKAIICIREASLGPNFGVKGGAAGGGYAQVVPMEDMNLHFTGDFHAITTAHNLLSALIDNHIYWGNEQAIDTRRVAWRRVMDMNDRALREIICSLGGVANGYPREAGFDITVASEVMAILCLAKDLKDLEKRLGDIIIAYRRDKTPVYARDIKADGAMTVLLKDAMQPNLVQTLENNPAFVHGGPFANIAHGCNSVVATTTALKLADYVVTEAGFGADLGAEKFFDIKCRKAGLKPAAAVIVATVRAMKMNGGVKKEDLGTENIEAVKKGCANLGRHIENVKQFGVPAVVAINHFYSDTDAEIQALKDYVAGMGEEAILCKHWAHGSAGIEELANKVVQLAESGVSQFAPLYPEEMGLFDKINTIVQRIYRGSEAIADKSVRDQLHAWEQAGYGKLPVCMAKTQYSFSTDPNLRGAPTGHTVPVREVRLSAGAGFVVAICGEVMTMPGLPKTPSSERIFLNDKGQIEGLF
- a CDS encoding APC family permease; this encodes MSSTVSYAPASDGELHRTIDWRGAFWVASGVPPLVLFSIGGIAGTAGNVAFLIWIFSMLMGFLQSFTYAEIAGLFPNKSGGASVYGATAWLRYSKFVAPLSVWCNWFAWSPVLSLGCSIAAAYMLNALAPIPGFTETSPEVLSYIAANAGTSAADAIAAVTTAATPGIRTWTLYSHSLGPVGFSLNATFWIGAVLMLITFAIQHRGILGTANVQRVVGLLVIVPLLIVGIVPILTGQINWDNYSPIVPLAAAYAPEPGAWNIPGWTLILGGMFIAAWSTYGFETAVCYTREFKNPATDTFKAIFYSGLLCMLLFMIVPFTFQGVLGLNGMLATPIVDGSGVADALAGMVGGGGLVKSLLIMLMILALLLSIMTAMAGSSRTLYQGSVDGWLPKYLSHVNTHGAPTRAMWTDLVVNLIVLAIASTDATSFFFILAVSNCGYIIFNFLNLNAGWIHRMDNGHIARPWRAPTWLIVVGGVFAYVNAIFMGAGAKVWNPSALWAGLFTAALIIPVFCFRHYIQDGGKFPDHMLDDLGMKQSDLKTRKAGILPYLTLVAGLAVVLIANWYFVI